A window from Corynebacterium urealyticum DSM 7109 encodes these proteins:
- a CDS encoding peptidylprolyl isomerase: MTNKTETAILHTNYGDISIDLFGNHAPKTVENFVGLANGTKEYSQPNAQGSNEGPFYDGAIFHRIIDGFMIQGGDPTGTGRGGPGYQFEDEFHPELQFDRPFLLAMANAGPGTNGSQFFITVTATPHLNNRHTIFGEVTDKESQKVVAKISRVATDRMDRPNDDVVIESVEITQ; this comes from the coding sequence GTGACTAACAAGACTGAAACCGCAATTCTGCACACCAACTACGGGGACATCTCCATCGACCTCTTCGGCAACCACGCGCCGAAGACCGTCGAGAACTTCGTCGGCCTGGCCAACGGCACCAAGGAGTACTCCCAGCCGAACGCTCAGGGCAGCAACGAAGGCCCGTTCTACGACGGTGCGATCTTCCACCGCATCATCGACGGCTTCATGATCCAGGGCGGCGACCCGACCGGCACCGGCCGTGGCGGCCCGGGCTACCAGTTCGAGGACGAGTTCCACCCTGAGCTGCAGTTCGACCGCCCATTCCTGCTGGCCATGGCCAACGCCGGCCCGGGCACCAACGGCTCCCAGTTCTTCATCACGGTGACGGCCACCCCGCACCTGAACAACCGCCACACCATCTTCGGTGAGGTCACCGACAAGGAGTCCCAGAAGGTCGTTGCGAAGATCTCCCGTGTGGCAACCGACCGCATGGATCGTCCGAACGACGACGTGGTGATCGAGTCTGTCGAGATCACTCAGTAA
- a CDS encoding rhomboid family intramembrane serine protease, protein MIAIFIAINVTVYAAMALQAVFHVFQQGFSGRGVVYALESPLSDSRNFGWELLLSAEKMAEHGQWWRAATASIVHLDAAHIAFNMLAIYFIGQAVEQRFGHRITAGMILASAGGGALACLTLQPEATMGGASTVGYGLLAMLLGMKLAQREQMTSAIVMVLIYFAWTIYTPGVSLWGHVGGFLGGGASYLAVRGLLGPTAGPAQLRRAETGALIIGTAALIVAGAVGVLN, encoded by the coding sequence GTGATCGCGATTTTCATCGCGATCAACGTGACCGTCTATGCAGCCATGGCGCTGCAGGCGGTCTTTCACGTATTTCAGCAGGGTTTCTCCGGCCGCGGGGTCGTTTACGCGCTCGAAAGCCCGCTCAGCGACTCCCGAAACTTCGGTTGGGAACTACTCCTCTCCGCGGAGAAAATGGCGGAGCACGGCCAATGGTGGCGCGCCGCCACCGCCTCGATCGTGCACCTCGATGCCGCCCACATCGCCTTCAACATGCTGGCCATCTACTTCATCGGCCAAGCTGTGGAGCAACGCTTCGGGCACCGCATCACCGCCGGAATGATCCTCGCCTCCGCAGGCGGCGGAGCACTCGCCTGCCTCACCCTGCAACCAGAAGCCACCATGGGAGGGGCCTCAACCGTCGGCTACGGGCTGCTGGCCATGCTGCTCGGCATGAAACTCGCGCAGCGTGAACAGATGACCTCGGCCATCGTCATGGTGCTGATCTACTTCGCGTGGACGATCTACACCCCCGGGGTGTCGCTCTGGGGCCACGTTGGTGGCTTCCTCGGCGGCGGGGCCAGTTATCTTGCCGTTCGCGGGCTGCTCGGTCCAACAGCAGGTCCGGCACAACTCCGCCGGGCCGAAACCGGCGCGCTTATCATCGGTACGGCAGCGCTCATCGTAGCCGGCGCGGTTGGCGTCCTGAATTAA
- the crgA gene encoding cell division protein CrgA, with protein sequence MPKSKINSPEENFDSSAAAGVDRRTPVKLNASGTPRWYIVIMLGLMLLGLAWLVVNYIAGPAIPLMVTLGPWNYLIGFGLFIVGLLMTMGWK encoded by the coding sequence ATGCCTAAGTCAAAGATCAATTCCCCGGAGGAGAACTTCGATTCCAGCGCCGCCGCTGGGGTGGATCGCCGTACCCCGGTGAAGCTGAACGCCTCGGGCACGCCACGGTGGTACATCGTGATCATGCTGGGTCTGATGCTGCTGGGTCTGGCGTGGCTGGTCGTGAACTACATCGCCGGCCCGGCCATCCCGCTGATGGTCACCCTCGGCCCGTGGAATTACCTGATCGGGTTCGGCCTGTTCATCGTTGGTCTGTTGATGACGATGGGCTGGAAGTAA
- a CDS encoding glutamine amidotransferase-related protein, with protein sequence MRILVVDNFDSFVYNLVQYLGQLGYHEQNCVVWRNNAPELGGEAGFDDADLADVLGQFDAVLLSPGPGEPTAAGHLMQVIRVAVDQGIPLFGVCLGHQAIGLHFGGQVVRADELYHGKTSPVTHDGTGVLQGIPSPFTVTRYHSLTVDPGSVPEELAVTGRVDSGMIMAMRHTSLPVHSVQFHPESVMTQYGHRMLANWLIEAGFPIDEDLLGRIEEEQLAVTGALSK encoded by the coding sequence ATGCGCATCTTGGTCGTCGATAACTTCGACAGTTTCGTTTATAACCTCGTCCAGTACCTCGGGCAGCTCGGCTACCACGAGCAGAACTGCGTGGTGTGGCGCAATAACGCACCCGAGCTCGGCGGTGAGGCAGGTTTCGACGACGCCGACCTCGCCGATGTGCTTGGTCAGTTCGATGCCGTCCTGCTGTCCCCGGGGCCGGGCGAACCCACCGCCGCCGGGCACCTCATGCAGGTCATCCGCGTGGCCGTGGATCAGGGCATTCCACTGTTCGGCGTGTGCCTCGGCCACCAGGCCATCGGCCTGCACTTTGGGGGCCAAGTCGTGCGCGCAGACGAGCTCTACCACGGCAAAACCTCGCCCGTGACCCACGACGGCACCGGCGTGCTGCAGGGCATCCCGAGTCCATTCACCGTCACCCGCTACCACTCGCTGACCGTCGACCCGGGCTCCGTGCCCGAGGAGCTGGCGGTCACCGGGCGGGTGGATTCCGGAATGATCATGGCGATGCGGCACACCAGCCTGCCGGTGCACTCCGTGCAGTTCCACCCGGAGTCCGTGATGACCCAATACGGCCACCGCATGCTCGCGAACTGGCTGATCGAAGCCGGTTTCCCCATCGATGAGGACCTGCTCGGCCGCATCGAGGAAGAGCAGCTTGCCGTGACCGGTGCGCTGAGCAAGTAG